CCTATCCGACCAGGACTGGGCCGATATGGTCACGCGTTGCCGGGGCTGCTCGGTGACCTGCGCCTGCAGCGACTGGCTGGACCGGGCCGAGATGGACGGGCGGACCCGAGACAGCGCCATCCCCGGCTGCGAGAACAAGCTGGTCTTCCCAAAGCTCTGACAGGTCGCGTCAGGCGTCCTGAATGCGGCCCCATAGATCGTATTCCCCGGCTTCATCCACCTCGACCGTGACAATATCGCCGGGTTTCAGCGTCTCGTGGCCTTCGTCGAT
The Pseudooceanicola algae genome window above contains:
- a CDS encoding DUF6455 family protein encodes the protein MKPLGDPNEHYWRVQRMAKAVGSDLAAAQTEGRLSDQDWADMVTRCRGCSVTCACSDWLDRAEMDGRTRDSAIPGCENKLVFPKL